Proteins co-encoded in one Candidatus Tectomicrobia bacterium genomic window:
- a CDS encoding DMT family transporter, translated as MIDNTAGILWALGAAIMAAFTAVLAYRPLRQMGFMAATLLTNFMNMLVLGAWGWWIYEPGQYSTEGMLWFALMGVTAYSYGRVVFYKALDIIGPPRLMTISTTAPLLSLSLAVLFLGERPGLPVLGGTLLVIAGIIMVSYEPSEGRWVQKGIFWGFASALSLGVSVFLRKKGLAAMPNVGLTVAWSNLVSFPVLLAVRPLMPPVLFHWKMGWAFWAMLGVGFLNSFNQILYNLAVLHGEVSVVGPIISASPVFSLLFTALLLRDTDRIRPATAAGVLVTAGGMAAIALGR; from the coding sequence ATGATCGACAACACCGCCGGCATCCTCTGGGCGCTCGGCGCGGCCATCATGGCCGCCTTCACGGCGGTGCTCGCCTACCGGCCCCTGCGGCAGATGGGCTTCATGGCCGCCACCCTCTTAACGAATTTCATGAACATGCTCGTGCTGGGCGCCTGGGGCTGGTGGATCTACGAGCCGGGCCAGTACAGCACCGAGGGGATGCTCTGGTTCGCGCTCATGGGAGTGACGGCCTACAGCTACGGGCGGGTGGTCTTCTATAAGGCGCTCGACATCATCGGGCCCCCGCGCCTGATGACGATCTCGACAACGGCCCCCCTGCTGAGCCTGAGCCTGGCGGTCCTCTTCCTGGGGGAGCGGCCGGGGCTCCCGGTGCTGGGGGGAACCCTGCTCGTCATCGCCGGGATCATCATGGTGAGCTACGAGCCCTCGGAGGGGCGGTGGGTGCAGAAGGGGATATTCTGGGGCTTCGCGAGCGCCCTCTCGCTCGGCGTGAGCGTCTTCCTCCGCAAGAAGGGCCTCGCCGCCATGCCGAACGTGGGGCTCACCGTGGCGTGGTCCAACCTGGTGAGCTTCCCCGTGCTCCTGGCCGTGCGGCCCCTCATGCCCCCCGTGCTCTTCCACTGGAAGATGGGCTGGGCCTTCTGGGCCATGCTGGGCGTGGGCTTCCTCAATTCCTTCAACCAGATCCTCTACAACCTGGCGGTGCTCCACGGCGAGGTGAGCGTGGTGGGGCCCATCATCTCCGCGAGCCCCGTCTTCTCGCTGCTCTTCACGGCGCTCCTGCTGCGGGACACGGACCGCATCCGCCCGGCGACGGCGGCGGGGGTGCTGGTCACGGCCGGGGGGATGGCGGCCATCGCGCTGGGGCGTTGA
- a CDS encoding pyridoxamine 5'-phosphate oxidase family protein has protein sequence MSDKAFIDRFLTEEVRMCRFSVTRKDGGQLIRPIWYIWENGKFLISTKTSGVHTRIVRRNPKISVCVDKDTRPYAAVVCEGEVELVEGVGKDHELIGRCARRYLPPEMAEKFMAGPVAQVDRVRFIVHPRRWTIWNQGANPPFGARAGVYA, from the coding sequence ATGAGCGACAAGGCCTTCATCGACCGGTTCCTGACCGAGGAAGTTCGGATGTGCCGCTTCTCCGTCACCCGCAAGGACGGCGGCCAGCTCATCCGCCCCATCTGGTACATCTGGGAGAACGGCAAGTTCCTCATCAGCACCAAGACGAGCGGCGTCCATACCCGCATCGTGCGCCGCAACCCCAAGATCTCCGTCTGCGTGGACAAGGACACCCGCCCCTACGCCGCCGTGGTGTGCGAGGGCGAGGTGGAGCTGGTGGAGGGCGTGGGGAAGGACCACGAGCTCATCGGCCGCTGCGCCCGGCGCTATCTGCCCCCCGAGATGGCCGAGAAGTTCATGGCGGGGCCGGTGGCCCAGGTGGACCGGGTGCGCTTCATCGTCCACCCCAGGCGCTGGACCATCTGGAACCAGGGCGCGAACCCTCCGTTCGGCGCGCGGGCGGGCGTCTACGCGTAG